One genomic segment of Paenibacillus durus includes these proteins:
- a CDS encoding glycoside hydrolase family 31 protein — MPRKKRMKKWSRLMLATTFLISGNALTPLVSEAAVLVAPPGAQVWEGKMVDANGNVQQVHDERPLDKNNLQKLTVQGVEKLDNGVKLNLGEMESYIRLLSSDISKVSIVKKGEKEFASVGIAKTDWKAPKFTVTEDDKKIVLKSDSLTVDINKSPFGIKYLDKDGNVINEDAEQGVGYENGKPYVFKKTEKNEDFYGFGQKTTGLNHRGQKIGVWNRENLPEPISKYTFSSVPFFIGLKGDKAYGILFDNTYRSYYDMAAESDDYYYFWADGGKLTYYFINGPEMKDIVNRYTDLTGKMQMPPEWAMGFHQSAWGYHQKDIEQVAQTYRQKNIPIDGVMLDIEWMDDYKNFYFGEKFPDPDGMNKKLKDAGFHYTSIIDPAIRVPDPGQPEYIPYTEGTQKDLWVKNPDGTNYLGKVWPWGVPSKSVFPNFMKQETRDWWAKWHKPVFDKGADGIWNDMNEPANFSTVDYWTLPLDRIFETDNGEKVTHEEAHNVYAHTEAQATDQAFKTNKPNVRPFILTRASFTGTQRYATATWTGDNWSRWEMLRISIFQDANVGLTGMAMVGNDIGGFAKKPYEGVVATPELFARWVQVGAFYPFSRDHYNNDGKSPMETDAAQSLKWGRQEPWQFGKEVEDISRKYISMRYELMPYLYNAFKDAHEKGNLIFQPLVYQFQQDQKTHDIQDQFMFGQSLMMAPIVYQGATSRDVYLPAGADWVDYWTGQEYKGGQTIHKDADLGTLPIYVKQDSIIPRREVQQHSGEKKLTNLILDSYVKDSASYSFYEDDAKTEDYTRGEFNITDFSVDQKGNHIEFSQNKQTQNYASDIQSYTLKLHNATAPKKVEAANDKYAEAASLDELGKAANGYFFDSAEKVLYVKIPVNESHKVKIFN, encoded by the coding sequence ATGCCGCGCAAAAAGCGTATGAAGAAATGGTCACGATTAATGCTGGCAACTACATTTTTAATATCAGGCAATGCCCTAACGCCTTTAGTTTCCGAGGCTGCAGTGCTTGTGGCTCCGCCCGGGGCGCAAGTATGGGAAGGCAAGATGGTCGATGCGAACGGCAACGTGCAGCAAGTGCATGATGAAAGACCTTTGGATAAAAACAATCTGCAAAAGCTGACCGTTCAAGGCGTCGAAAAGCTGGACAACGGCGTGAAACTGAATTTGGGCGAAATGGAATCCTATATCCGCTTGCTGTCTTCCGATATTTCCAAAGTATCGATCGTTAAGAAAGGCGAGAAAGAATTCGCTTCCGTTGGTATCGCGAAAACAGATTGGAAAGCTCCTAAATTTACAGTAACCGAAGATGACAAGAAAATTGTACTCAAGTCCGACAGCTTAACCGTAGACATCAACAAAAGCCCGTTCGGGATCAAATATTTGGATAAAGACGGCAACGTCATCAACGAGGACGCGGAGCAAGGCGTAGGATATGAGAACGGTAAGCCATACGTGTTCAAGAAGACCGAGAAAAACGAAGATTTTTACGGATTCGGACAGAAAACAACCGGCTTGAACCATCGCGGTCAGAAAATCGGAGTATGGAACCGTGAGAATCTGCCGGAACCCATTTCAAAATACACTTTCTCCTCCGTTCCATTCTTTATCGGGTTGAAAGGCGACAAAGCCTACGGTATTTTATTCGATAATACTTACCGTTCTTACTACGACATGGCTGCTGAAAGCGACGATTACTACTACTTCTGGGCCGATGGCGGAAAATTGACTTACTACTTCATCAACGGACCGGAAATGAAAGACATCGTAAACCGCTACACGGATTTGACCGGAAAAATGCAAATGCCGCCGGAATGGGCGATGGGCTTCCATCAATCCGCTTGGGGCTATCACCAAAAGGATATTGAGCAAGTGGCCCAAACCTATCGTCAAAAAAACATTCCGATTGACGGCGTGATGCTGGACATCGAATGGATGGATGACTATAAAAACTTCTATTTTGGCGAAAAATTCCCGGACCCGGACGGCATGAATAAAAAATTGAAAGATGCGGGTTTCCATTATACTTCCATCATCGATCCAGCCATTCGCGTGCCTGACCCGGGACAACCGGAATATATTCCTTATACCGAGGGAACTCAAAAAGATCTTTGGGTTAAAAATCCGGATGGCACCAACTATTTGGGCAAAGTTTGGCCTTGGGGCGTCCCGTCCAAATCCGTCTTCCCTAACTTCATGAAACAAGAAACCCGCGACTGGTGGGCGAAATGGCATAAACCGGTCTTTGATAAAGGCGCAGACGGCATTTGGAACGACATGAACGAACCGGCTAACTTTAGTACGGTAGACTATTGGACGTTGCCGCTGGATCGGATTTTTGAAACGGACAATGGTGAAAAAGTAACGCATGAAGAAGCGCATAACGTTTACGCCCACACTGAGGCTCAAGCTACAGATCAGGCTTTCAAAACGAATAAACCGAACGTTCGTCCGTTTATCTTGACGCGTGCTTCGTTTACAGGTACGCAGCGTTACGCTACCGCAACCTGGACAGGCGATAACTGGAGCAGATGGGAAATGCTTAGAATTTCGATTTTCCAAGACGCTAATGTCGGCTTGACAGGTATGGCGATGGTCGGAAACGATATCGGCGGCTTTGCGAAAAAACCATACGAAGGCGTTGTAGCTACACCTGAATTGTTCGCTCGTTGGGTTCAAGTCGGCGCATTCTATCCGTTCTCCCGCGACCACTATAACAATGACGGTAAGAGCCCGATGGAAACAGACGCGGCTCAAAGCTTGAAATGGGGCAGACAAGAACCATGGCAGTTCGGTAAAGAAGTTGAGGATATCAGCCGCAAGTACATTTCCATGCGCTATGAATTGATGCCTTACCTTTACAACGCGTTCAAAGATGCGCATGAAAAAGGTAATCTCATTTTCCAACCGCTCGTGTACCAGTTCCAGCAGGACCAGAAGACTCATGATATCCAAGACCAATTCATGTTTGGCCAATCTCTGATGATGGCTCCAATCGTATACCAAGGCGCAACGTCCCGTGATGTATACCTGCCTGCCGGTGCGGATTGGGTGGATTACTGGACAGGCCAAGAGTATAAAGGCGGCCAAACGATCCACAAAGACGCCGATCTTGGAACGCTTCCGATCTACGTGAAGCAGGATTCGATTATCCCGCGCCGCGAAGTTCAGCAGCATTCCGGGGAGAAGAAATTGACGAACCTGATTCTGGATTCGTACGTGAAGGACTCGGCTTCCTATAGCTTCTATGAAGATGATGCGAAAACCGAGGATTACACCAGAGGCGAATTTAACATTACCGATTTTAGCGTAGATCAAAAGGGCAACCACATTGAGTTCAGCCAGAACAAACAAACTCAAAACTACGCTTCCGACATTCAGTCCTACACTCTGAAGCTGCATAATGCCACGGCGCCGAAGAAAGTGGAGGCTGCCAATGACAAATATGCGGAAGCAGCCAGCTTGGACGAACTGGGTAAAGCAGCAAACGGCTACTTCTTTGACAGCGCAGAGAAAGTGCTGTATGTAAAAATTCCTGTAAACGAGAGCCACAAAGTTAAGATTTTTAACTAA
- a CDS encoding 1,4-dihydroxy-2-naphthoate polyprenyltransferase: MNGRSFLELVEIRTKAASVIPFIMGTLYALYRFDSFYAGRFALMLVSLLSFDMATTAINNYYDFKKASRTHGYGYETHNPIVRRKLKESAVVGTIILLLLLAAGCGLLLVARTNLLLLVLGGLSFLIGILYSFGPIPISRMPLGELFSGLFMGFVIIFISAFIHTDGTLALLTLERGWVHVHLNLVETIYLFWFSVPAIVCIANIMLANNICDIEEDIENRRYTLPVHIGKERALILFRLLYYVSYADLAALLLLGLHPLLVLLPLLTWIPLQRNLAKFTARQEKAATFILSVRNFVLLNVARIAVLGTALLLPR, translated from the coding sequence GTGAACGGGAGAAGCTTTTTGGAGTTGGTTGAAATCCGGACAAAAGCGGCGAGTGTGATTCCTTTCATCATGGGCACGCTGTATGCTCTTTACCGGTTCGACAGTTTTTACGCGGGGCGCTTTGCGCTAATGCTGGTATCGCTGCTCTCTTTTGATATGGCGACAACGGCTATCAATAACTATTACGATTTTAAAAAAGCGTCAAGAACGCATGGCTACGGCTATGAAACGCATAATCCCATCGTTCGGCGCAAATTGAAGGAAAGTGCCGTGGTCGGCACGATCATTCTTCTTCTGCTGCTGGCGGCAGGCTGCGGGCTGCTGCTTGTGGCCCGGACGAACCTGCTCCTTTTGGTACTGGGAGGGCTGTCTTTTCTGATTGGCATTTTATACTCGTTCGGGCCGATCCCGATCTCCCGGATGCCGCTTGGGGAACTGTTCTCCGGGCTGTTTATGGGCTTTGTCATCATTTTTATCTCCGCCTTTATCCATACGGACGGGACGCTGGCGCTGCTGACTTTAGAGCGGGGATGGGTTCACGTTCATCTGAACCTTGTGGAAACGATCTACCTGTTCTGGTTCTCGGTACCGGCGATTGTCTGCATTGCGAATATCATGCTGGCGAACAACATCTGCGACATTGAGGAGGATATAGAGAACCGCCGCTATACGCTGCCAGTCCACATCGGCAAAGAGCGCGCGCTCATTCTGTTCAGGCTGCTCTATTATGTGTCTTATGCCGATTTGGCCGCGCTGCTGCTTCTGGGCTTACACCCTCTTTTGGTGCTGCTCCCTCTGCTGACATGGATTCCTCTGCAGCGCAACCTCGCGAAATTTACGGCAAGACAGGAGAAGGCTGCAACCTTTATTCTGTCCGTGCGGAATTTCGTTCTGCTGAATGTCGCGCGCATCGCCGTTCTGGGTACCGCACTGCTTCTTCCGCGATAA
- a CDS encoding acetate uptake transporter, with the protein MSAQTSSTQSVQWVTADPSAIGLFGLAIVTLVASSQKLEITSGLSYVIPWAIFLGAFAQLFACIQDAKHNNTFGMTAFGAYAFFWFGMAGSWLIKLGVFGAVLAEAVDPKQLGFAFLGYLIFTLFMTIGATETNKVLLIIFALIDLLFLGLTFDSFEIAAEAFHKLAAFSELGIGIVSLYGCGASVLNAHFGRTFLPLGAPLRIFKK; encoded by the coding sequence ATGTCAGCGCAAACCTCGTCAACCCAGTCTGTCCAATGGGTCACCGCCGATCCAAGCGCGATCGGTCTGTTCGGACTGGCCATCGTCACCCTTGTGGCATCCTCGCAAAAGCTGGAGATCACCAGCGGCCTGAGCTATGTGATTCCGTGGGCCATTTTCCTCGGTGCATTCGCCCAGTTGTTCGCCTGCATCCAGGACGCCAAGCATAACAATACCTTCGGCATGACCGCTTTCGGAGCTTATGCCTTTTTCTGGTTCGGTATGGCCGGAAGCTGGCTGATCAAGCTTGGCGTATTCGGTGCTGTGCTTGCCGAAGCCGTCGATCCGAAGCAGCTCGGCTTCGCCTTCCTCGGCTATCTGATCTTCACACTGTTTATGACCATCGGCGCCACCGAAACCAATAAAGTGCTGCTTATCATCTTTGCGCTGATCGATCTGCTGTTTCTCGGTTTAACCTTTGATTCTTTCGAAATCGCTGCGGAAGCCTTTCATAAGCTCGCGGCCTTCTCGGAGCTTGGCATCGGGATCGTCTCCCTCTACGGCTGCGGTGCTTCCGTCCTGAACGCTCACTTCGGACGCACGTTTCTGCCGCTCGGCGCTCCGCTGCGTATATTCAAGAAGTAA
- a CDS encoding DsrE/DsrF/DrsH-like family protein — translation MNKKMNLLMFSGEYDKAMAGLILANSAREIEVEVTIFFAFWGLFLVRDPEKTTLEDKSIYEKLMDVMTPKGPEQLPLSRMNFSGLGKWMLEEMIEDQGAPKLIHFLKGARKKNIKFYACKLSVEIMGFKPEELLPEVEIIDAATYLKDALESDLQLFI, via the coding sequence GTGAACAAAAAAATGAATCTGCTGATGTTCAGCGGCGAATACGACAAGGCGATGGCCGGTCTGATTCTGGCAAATAGCGCTAGAGAGATCGAGGTGGAGGTTACGATCTTCTTCGCGTTCTGGGGGCTGTTCCTGGTGCGGGACCCCGAAAAAACGACGCTCGAGGACAAGAGTATCTATGAAAAGCTGATGGACGTCATGACGCCCAAAGGACCGGAGCAGCTTCCGCTGTCGCGGATGAATTTCAGCGGGCTTGGAAAATGGATGCTCGAAGAAATGATTGAGGATCAAGGCGCGCCGAAGCTAATTCATTTCTTGAAGGGCGCCCGCAAAAAGAACATCAAATTCTACGCCTGCAAGCTGTCTGTGGAAATTATGGGCTTTAAGCCTGAGGAGCTACTGCCGGAAGTGGAGATTATTGATGCGGCCACCTATTTGAAAGACGCGCTGGAGAGCGACCTTCAGCTGTTTATTTAG
- a CDS encoding putative bifunctional diguanylate cyclase/phosphodiesterase: MDHMGIHNNIWIMLLSFTLSILASYSALNLISQVPFSTASPRTRRLWLLLGACVLGIGMVPFLVQSDVILLMGVSLVTLIMFGITGGAVFLDRHLLERMAYHDPLTGLPNRHGLERYFKDRFLRGRSGAVFFIDLDRFKSINDTLGHDIGDMLLQEVASRLLQSVSSKGKVFRLGGDEFLIAEPGFTPDEAAEEAQRILQEIKKSFRIQDNDLYVTASVGISMAPAHGSDRSSLMKAADTALYSSKDSGKNKFSIFDSEMNRYQLRRMSLEKDLRKALAQSEFMVVYQPKWDSLMNVTVGLEALLRWRHPEHGIISPAEFIPIAEETGLIVPITYWMLHEVCSQNLLWHKEGVASVAVSINMSARMFETEDLYEVVVEALTRSGLDPQYLELEITESIAMNNMEETVAQLSKLRRLGVRVSLDDFGTGFSSLGNLDEIPVNTLKIDQVFIKKSKMHSKKAIISNIIAIASNLNMDVVAEGVETPEQIELLQSLGCRVMQGYYYGRPMPVHELGQWFTENSAAV; this comes from the coding sequence ATGGATCATATGGGAATCCACAATAACATATGGATTATGCTGCTTTCATTCACACTTTCGATACTTGCGTCCTACTCCGCTTTAAATCTCATCTCTCAAGTTCCATTCTCAACGGCATCGCCCAGGACACGCCGTTTATGGCTTCTGTTAGGAGCCTGCGTGCTTGGAATCGGCATGGTGCCCTTCCTTGTGCAGAGTGATGTAATTCTGCTAATGGGCGTGTCTCTCGTCACACTGATCATGTTCGGAATAACCGGAGGAGCCGTATTCCTGGACCGGCATTTGCTTGAGCGGATGGCCTACCATGATCCATTAACGGGATTACCGAACCGCCACGGACTGGAACGCTACTTTAAAGACCGGTTTCTTCGCGGGCGCTCCGGCGCTGTGTTCTTCATCGACCTTGACCGGTTCAAATCGATTAACGACACGCTCGGCCACGATATTGGCGACATGCTGCTGCAGGAAGTGGCTTCAAGGCTGCTTCAGAGCGTGAGCTCAAAGGGGAAGGTATTCCGTTTGGGCGGAGATGAATTTTTGATTGCTGAGCCCGGCTTTACTCCCGATGAGGCAGCGGAGGAAGCGCAGCGTATTCTCCAAGAGATCAAGAAGTCTTTCCGAATCCAGGACAATGATCTGTATGTCACCGCCAGTGTCGGCATCAGTATGGCGCCGGCGCATGGGAGCGACCGGTCTTCCTTGATGAAGGCAGCGGATACCGCGCTGTACTCATCCAAAGATTCCGGCAAGAATAAATTTAGTATTTTCGACTCCGAGATGAACCGGTACCAATTGCGTCGCATGTCGCTGGAGAAGGACCTCCGCAAGGCGCTTGCGCAATCCGAATTCATGGTCGTGTACCAGCCGAAATGGGATTCGCTGATGAATGTCACGGTGGGGCTGGAGGCGCTGCTTCGCTGGAGGCATCCCGAACATGGCATTATTTCTCCTGCCGAGTTCATACCCATCGCCGAGGAGACGGGACTGATTGTGCCCATTACCTACTGGATGCTGCATGAGGTGTGCAGTCAGAATTTACTCTGGCACAAGGAAGGGGTCGCTTCGGTCGCCGTATCCATCAATATGTCTGCCCGGATGTTCGAGACGGAGGATCTATATGAGGTTGTGGTGGAAGCTCTGACGCGTTCCGGGCTGGACCCGCAATATCTGGAGCTTGAAATTACGGAGTCGATTGCGATGAACAATATGGAAGAGACGGTAGCTCAATTGTCCAAGCTGCGAAGGCTTGGCGTCCGAGTATCGCTTGATGACTTCGGGACAGGCTTCTCTTCACTGGGTAATCTGGATGAAATCCCTGTCAATACGCTCAAGATCGACCAGGTGTTCATAAAGAAGAGCAAGATGCATTCCAAGAAAGCGATCATCAGCAACATTATCGCCATCGCCAGCAACCTTAACATGGACGTTGTTGCCGAGGGCGTGGAAACGCCGGAGCAGATCGAACTGCTGCAGTCGCTGGGCTGCCGGGTCATGCAGGGCTACTATTACGGGCGCCCGATGCCCGTTCACGAGCTGGGGCAGTGGTTTACAGAGAATTCGGCGGCGGTATAA